One Polaribacter sp. SA4-12 genomic window carries:
- a CDS encoding metallophosphoesterase family protein, with translation MRTFAIGDIHGGLKALIQVLNKLEIKEGDKIIFMGDYVDGWSESAQVVQFLINLSEKFDCVFIKGNHDVWCEDWLKRGDVNPSWYMHGGKETMESYEVFSTEEREQHLNFFENLPLYHLDDNNRLFLHAGFTSLHGVEKEKFPELFYLDRSLWEMLLVMDRSIPQDSIFYPKRLQHYKEIYIGHTPTTNYDESSPINIESVWNIDTGAAFKGKVTGMNIDTKAYFQSDNLPSLYPDEKGRN, from the coding sequence ATGAGAACTTTTGCAATTGGAGATATTCATGGAGGCTTAAAAGCTTTAATTCAAGTTTTAAATAAACTAGAAATTAAAGAAGGAGATAAAATTATTTTCATGGGAGACTATGTAGATGGTTGGAGTGAATCTGCACAAGTTGTTCAATTTTTAATTAATTTGTCAGAGAAATTTGATTGTGTTTTTATCAAAGGAAATCATGATGTTTGGTGTGAAGATTGGTTAAAAAGAGGCGATGTAAACCCTTCTTGGTACATGCATGGAGGTAAAGAAACGATGGAAAGTTATGAAGTTTTTTCTACTGAAGAAAGAGAACAGCATCTTAATTTTTTCGAAAACTTACCTTTATATCATTTAGATGATAATAACAGATTGTTCTTACACGCAGGTTTTACTTCTTTACATGGAGTTGAAAAAGAGAAGTTTCCAGAATTATTTTATTTAGATAGATCTTTATGGGAAATGCTTTTGGTAATGGATAGAAGTATACCACAAGATTCTATTTTTTATCCTAAAAGATTACAACATTATAAAGAGATTTACATAGGTCATACACCAACTACTAATTATGATGAGTCATCACCAATAAATATTGAAAGTGTCTGGAATATTGATACAGGAGCCGCTTTTAAAGGAAAAGTTACTGGAATGAATATTGATACAAAAGCCTATTTTCAAAGTGATAATTTACCTAGTTTGTATCCTGATGAAAAAGGAAGGAATTAA
- a CDS encoding outer membrane protein assembly factor, whose protein sequence is MKIQGVKKIKESFIHKLLQTKKGTTLDSLSIEKDIILLKRLPAVSHVYYQVFHSHDNFYNIFINVEENYTVIPEVNIWTTTNDQFSYKLGLYDYNFLGRNITFGGFYQNNGFDSYGINFKAPNLFSKKWGLAVNHQNWKSEEPLYFGDKTANFLYNNVSFEVLGLYQINFKHQLNFGVNFFNEKYQYLSGETDPSIPKTPINLDKALFKFVYEFNNLDFYYQYVSGFKSILYTQYVATKNNFQDSFFITWNDFFYYKRLGGNGNWANRLRFGLSSNEKTPFAPFALDNNVNLRGVGILVDRGTGSFVWNTEYRHTIYDKDWLAVQTNIFTDFGSWRNPGGEINDFFKSDNMRVYSGIGLRFISKKIYNATFRIDYGFRLSNNPGNSKGGLVFGIGQYF, encoded by the coding sequence GTGAAAATTCAAGGAGTGAAAAAGATAAAAGAATCATTTATTCATAAATTATTACAAACCAAAAAAGGAACAACTTTAGATTCTTTATCTATCGAAAAGGATATTATTCTTTTAAAAAGATTACCTGCAGTTAGTCATGTCTATTACCAAGTGTTTCATTCTCATGATAACTTTTATAACATTTTTATAAATGTTGAAGAGAACTATACAGTTATACCTGAAGTCAATATTTGGACAACTACAAATGACCAATTTTCATACAAGCTAGGTTTATACGATTATAATTTTTTAGGAAGAAATATCACGTTTGGTGGATTTTATCAGAATAACGGTTTTGATTCTTATGGGATTAACTTTAAAGCGCCCAACTTGTTTTCAAAAAAATGGGGCTTAGCAGTAAATCATCAAAATTGGAAAAGTGAAGAGCCGTTGTATTTTGGAGATAAAACAGCCAATTTTTTATACAATAATGTTTCTTTTGAAGTTTTAGGGTTATATCAAATCAACTTTAAGCATCAACTAAATTTTGGTGTAAATTTCTTTAACGAAAAATATCAATATTTATCAGGAGAAACAGATCCGTCAATTCCTAAAACTCCCATAAACTTAGATAAGGCATTGTTTAAGTTTGTGTATGAATTTAATAACTTAGATTTTTATTATCAATATGTAAGTGGTTTTAAGAGCATTTTATACACACAATATGTAGCAACAAAAAATAATTTTCAGGATAGTTTTTTTATTACTTGGAATGATTTTTTCTATTACAAAAGATTAGGCGGTAATGGTAATTGGGCAAATAGATTGCGTTTTGGTTTATCATCCAACGAAAAAACACCATTTGCTCCTTTTGCTCTAGATAATAATGTAAACTTACGTGGAGTTGGTATTTTAGTTGATAGAGGAACAGGTAGTTTTGTTTGGAATACAGAATACAGACATACAATTTATGATAAAGATTGGTTAGCAGTTCAAACCAATATTTTTACTGATTTTGGTTCTTGGAGAAACCCTGGAGGTGAAATCAATGACTTTTTTAAGAGTGATAATATGAGAGTCTATTCTGGTATTGGTCTGCGTTTTATAAGTAAAAAAATATACAACGCTACTTTTAGAATTGATTATGGATTTAGATTATCTAACAACCCAGGGAATTCTAAAGGAGGTTTAGTATTTGGAATTGGGCAATATTTTTAA
- a CDS encoding universal stress protein translates to MKKIIVPIDFSKHSEYALKTAALLAKDYNATVYVLHMLDIQEISLSESETYQQEKAMFFLKLAEKKFNNFLVKDYLEGIKVVPIIKHYKVFSEVNAIALEVEADLIIMGSHGASGLKEFFVGSNTEKVVRYANLPVLVIKNEILNTDFSDIVVATDFSEESIHAFNRMIKALDFLNARKHILYVNLPNEDFKTTSEMESMANNFLMKAEGDAHRLINVNYVCDRSVEKGILNFSNAVGADLISVITHGRKGLSHIFAGSIAEDLTNHSTLPIVTLKI, encoded by the coding sequence ATGAAAAAAATAATTGTACCCATAGATTTTTCTAAACACTCAGAATATGCTTTAAAAACTGCGGCTTTGTTAGCTAAAGATTATAATGCTACTGTTTATGTTTTACATATGTTAGATATACAAGAAATATCTTTATCTGAAAGTGAAACATATCAGCAAGAAAAGGCAATGTTTTTCTTGAAATTAGCTGAAAAAAAGTTTAATAATTTTTTGGTAAAAGATTATTTAGAGGGAATAAAAGTAGTTCCTATAATTAAGCATTACAAGGTTTTTAGTGAAGTAAATGCAATAGCTTTAGAAGTAGAAGCAGATTTAATTATTATGGGTTCTCATGGTGCAAGTGGTTTAAAAGAATTCTTTGTAGGATCTAATACAGAAAAGGTGGTTAGATATGCAAACCTACCCGTTTTGGTTATTAAAAACGAAATATTGAATACAGATTTTTCTGACATTGTGGTTGCTACAGATTTTTCTGAAGAAAGTATTCATGCATTTAATAGAATGATAAAAGCGTTAGATTTTTTAAATGCACGAAAACATATTTTATACGTAAACTTGCCTAATGAAGATTTTAAAACAACTTCAGAAATGGAATCAATGGCAAATAATTTTTTAATGAAAGCAGAAGGAGATGCTCATAGATTAATTAATGTAAACTATGTTTGTGATAGATCTGTAGAAAAAGGAATTCTTAATTTCTCTAATGCTGTAGGTGCTGATTTAATTTCTGTAATTACACATGGTAGAAAAGGATTATCTCATATTTTTGCAGGTAGTATTGCAGAAGATCTTACAAATCATTCTACCTTGCCAATTGTTACTTTAAAAATTTAA
- a CDS encoding T9SS type A sorting domain-containing protein produces MKTTLLTLLFAFSIIQFNAQCSENGTNFGNNTTTASYNITGDVSITLNTNNTVTLNLGSNFSTASGPDVRAYFVNSEGKTNAEIRNSLISNLDNFQFGIINPNGAQTFTTAIPAGKDITKFDTIFFYCLQFNAFWDFGSITPFNSDSCSVLSVEDTFLSKISFYPNPTKDKIHFSNPTSVSAEIRIFTILGKQVFYQSKITEKTIDVSSFNKGIYIIKLDTDGKSKTQKLVIN; encoded by the coding sequence ATGAAAACAACATTACTTACGTTACTTTTTGCTTTTTCTATTATTCAATTTAATGCCCAGTGTTCAGAAAACGGAACAAATTTCGGTAACAATACAACTACCGCTTCTTATAATATTACAGGAGATGTATCAATTACTTTAAACACCAATAACACAGTTACTTTAAATTTAGGAAGTAATTTTAGTACAGCTTCTGGACCAGATGTGAGAGCTTACTTTGTAAATTCCGAAGGAAAAACGAATGCAGAAATAAGAAATTCTTTAATTAGTAATTTAGATAATTTTCAATTCGGAATAATTAACCCTAATGGAGCACAAACCTTTACAACTGCAATTCCAGCAGGTAAAGACATCACAAAATTTGACACTATTTTCTTTTATTGTTTGCAGTTTAATGCTTTTTGGGATTTTGGTTCTATAACTCCATTCAATAGCGATAGTTGCTCCGTTTTATCTGTAGAAGATACTTTTTTATCTAAAATTAGTTTCTATCCAAATCCTACAAAAGATAAAATTCATTTTTCAAATCCAACTTCTGTTTCTGCTGAAATTCGTATTTTCACCATTCTAGGAAAACAAGTTTTTTATCAATCTAAAATAACAGAAAAAACCATTGATGTATCTTCTTTTAATAAAGGAATTTACATTATTAAGTTAGATACTGATGGAAAATCAAAAACACAGAAACTAGTCATTAATTAA
- a CDS encoding purine-nucleoside phosphorylase, whose translation MKQQQLSETIDFLKSNGITNPEIGIVLGTGLGKLVDEISIEKEIAYSEIPNFPVATVEFHSGKLIYGELSGKKVLVMAGRFHLYEGYNAWEVTYGIRTLHGLGIKNLLISNAAGAINLSYKKGDLMLIEDHINLQGSSPLAFKGANNFGNIFADMLEPYSKELNAKISAIATQQNILLHKGVYTSVLGPQLETRAEYRMLQIFETDAVGMSTVPEVIVAKQLNLPCAAISVLTDECDPKNLQPVDIAEIIAIAGEAEPKMITLFKEVIKVI comes from the coding sequence ATGAAACAGCAACAATTATCAGAAACTATAGATTTTTTAAAATCAAACGGAATTACAAATCCAGAAATAGGAATTGTTTTAGGAACAGGTTTAGGTAAATTAGTAGATGAAATTTCGATAGAAAAAGAAATTGCATATTCAGAAATACCTAATTTCCCTGTTGCAACGGTAGAGTTTCATTCTGGTAAATTAATTTACGGAGAATTATCTGGTAAAAAAGTATTGGTAATGGCGGGGCGTTTTCATTTATACGAAGGTTACAATGCTTGGGAAGTTACCTACGGAATTAGAACATTACATGGTTTAGGAATTAAAAACTTATTAATTTCTAATGCTGCAGGAGCAATTAATTTATCTTATAAAAAAGGTGATTTAATGTTGATTGAAGACCATATTAATTTACAAGGAAGTTCGCCTTTAGCTTTTAAAGGAGCTAACAATTTTGGTAATATTTTTGCTGATATGTTAGAACCGTATTCTAAAGAATTGAATGCCAAAATTAGTGCTATTGCTACTCAACAAAATATATTATTACACAAAGGAGTTTACACAAGTGTTCTTGGACCTCAACTAGAAACAAGAGCAGAATACAGAATGTTACAAATTTTTGAAACAGATGCTGTTGGTATGAGTACTGTACCAGAAGTAATTGTTGCCAAACAATTAAACTTACCTTGTGCTGCAATTTCTGTGTTAACAGATGAATGCGATCCTAAAAACTTACAACCTGTAGATATTGCAGAGATTATTGCAATTGCTGGTGAAGCAGAACCTAAAATGATTACTCTTTTTAAAGAAGTTATTAAAGTGATTTAG
- a CDS encoding glycoside hydrolase family 113: protein MKTNKLFFILLIFIQVSCKSQTKKINGISFVASRDSISTKHISPVIKAQGNYVALMPFGFIRDLSSPKITHNTDRQWFGETKNGLSQYAKSFQNEEVKIMVKPQIWVWKGEYTGFIEMDSEEKWGVLENTYSEFILTYAKAAQDIQADILCIGTELEKFVLNRPQYWQELISKIRKIYKGKLTYAANWDEFKRVTFWKEIDYIGIDAYFPLSDKKSPSIKDFELGWQPHKKEILRIQKQFDKPVIFTEFGYRSVDFTGKEPWKSDRVAGNINLDAQVNGLQAIHNQFWKEDWFAGGFIWKWFHEHERVGGQENNRFTPQNKQAEEVIRKLYQQK, encoded by the coding sequence ATGAAAACAAATAAACTCTTTTTTATACTGCTGATATTCATTCAGGTATCATGTAAAAGTCAAACAAAAAAAATAAACGGAATTAGTTTTGTAGCGTCTAGAGATAGTATAAGCACAAAACATATTTCTCCAGTTATAAAGGCACAAGGCAACTACGTTGCGTTGATGCCTTTTGGTTTTATTAGAGACTTGTCATCGCCAAAAATAACTCATAATACAGACAGGCAATGGTTTGGTGAAACTAAAAATGGATTATCACAATACGCCAAAAGTTTTCAAAATGAAGAAGTGAAAATTATGGTGAAACCTCAAATTTGGGTTTGGAAAGGTGAATATACAGGTTTCATAGAAATGGATTCTGAAGAAAAATGGGGCGTTTTAGAAAACACCTATTCAGAATTTATTTTAACCTATGCAAAAGCAGCACAAGATATACAAGCTGATATTTTGTGTATTGGAACAGAATTAGAGAAATTCGTGTTAAATAGACCCCAATATTGGCAAGAATTAATTTCTAAAATTAGAAAAATTTATAAAGGAAAATTAACCTACGCTGCAAATTGGGACGAATTTAAACGCGTAACTTTTTGGAAAGAAATTGATTACATAGGTATTGATGCCTATTTTCCTTTGAGTGATAAAAAATCACCATCAATTAAAGACTTCGAATTAGGTTGGCAACCTCATAAAAAAGAAATTTTACGAATTCAAAAACAATTTGATAAACCAGTTATATTTACAGAGTTTGGTTATAGAAGTGTAGATTTTACAGGGAAAGAACCCTGGAAATCAGATAGAGTTGCAGGTAATATTAATTTAGATGCACAAGTAAATGGCTTACAAGCGATACATAATCAGTTTTGGAAAGAAGATTGGTTTGCAGGTGGTTTTATTTGGAAATGGTTTCATGAACACGAAAGAGTAGGAGGGCAAGAGAATAATAGATTTACACCTCAAAATAAACAAGCAGAAGAAGTTATAAGAAAATTATATCAACAAAAATAG
- a CDS encoding pyruvate carboxylase translates to MKIEKVLVANRSEIAIRIFRACTEINVKTVGIYTFEDRYSLHRYKADESYQIGEDNDPLKPYLNIDEIIRVALESNADAIHPGYGFLSENANLAQKCEDNGIIFIGPKVSVLKSLGDKIMAKEVAVANNVPVIRSNEKPLENIEIALSEAEIIGYPIMLKAASGGGGRGMRVIRKADELKRAFNESKREALNAFGDDTVFLEKFVENPKHIEIQIVADNYGNTVHLFERDCSVQRRYQKVIEFAPSFDLKQETKDALYKYAINICKAVDYNNIGTVEFLVDDDGSIYFIEVNPRIQVEHTVTEVVTNIDLVKTQLFIAGGYKLSDQQIKITNQEAIKVNGFALQCRITTEDPQNDFKPDYGEITTYRSAAGFGIRLDAGSVYQGAIISPFFDSMLVKVTANSRTLDGACRKVRRALAEFRIRGVKTNMLFLDNILQHETFRKGEVTVNFIKQNPDLFIFKAPRNRATKLVTYLGDVIVNGNPDVKKIDPTKTFVKPIIPKFDINAAHPKGTKDLLTELGPDKFSQWLKNEKKVHFTDTTMRDAHQSLLATRMRTFDMMKVAEGYAKNNPDIFSMEVWGGATFDVCMRFLQENPWERLQKLRKAMPNVLLQMLIRGSNGVGYTAYSDNLIEKFVEKSWENGVDIFRIFDSLNWMKSIAPCIEYVRTKTDGLAEGSICYTGDILNPKNTKYNLKYYTTLAKDIENAGAHILAIKDMAGLLKPYAAYELVSALKQAINIPIHLHTHDTSSIQSATYLKAIEAGVDVVDVALGGLSGLTSQPNFNSVVEMMKFNDRESNLNIDSLNEYSNYWETVREYYYPFESGLKSGSGEVFKHEIPGGQYSNLKPQAQALGLEDRFHEITKMYGDVNLLFGDIVKVTPSSKVVGDMAQYLVSNHLTVQDVLERGDTISFPQSVVSFFRGDLGQPVGGFPKDLQKLILKDEKPYTDRPNAHLEPIDFDKEYADFRKIFENDLGRAIDFTDFLSYKLYPKVFLDAYNKHLKYDSLINLPTKNFFYGMERGEEIIIELEKGKTLLITLESVGKPNEDGMVTVYFKVNGQGRSVQVKDTSIKIDKVEHIKADKNNSKEIGAPLQGMLSTILVKKGEKVTKNQPLFIIEAMKMETTITAIEDTTINKIVVKAGVMVNSDDLILTLE, encoded by the coding sequence ATGAAGATTGAAAAAGTATTGGTTGCCAACAGAAGTGAAATTGCTATCAGAATTTTTAGAGCTTGTACAGAAATAAACGTGAAAACGGTAGGTATTTACACATTTGAAGACAGGTATTCATTACACAGATATAAAGCGGATGAATCTTATCAAATAGGTGAAGATAATGATCCTTTAAAACCGTATTTAAATATTGATGAAATTATTAGAGTTGCTTTAGAAAGCAATGCAGATGCTATTCATCCTGGTTATGGTTTTTTATCAGAAAATGCAAATCTTGCTCAGAAATGTGAAGACAATGGTATTATTTTTATCGGGCCAAAAGTGTCTGTTTTAAAATCTTTGGGTGATAAAATTATGGCAAAAGAAGTTGCTGTCGCGAATAACGTTCCTGTTATTAGAAGCAACGAAAAACCTTTAGAAAATATTGAAATTGCCTTAAGTGAAGCAGAAATAATCGGCTATCCAATTATGTTAAAAGCGGCTTCTGGAGGTGGTGGAAGAGGAATGCGTGTTATTAGAAAAGCGGATGAATTAAAACGTGCTTTTAATGAAAGTAAACGTGAAGCTTTAAATGCTTTCGGAGACGACACTGTTTTTCTTGAAAAATTTGTAGAAAACCCAAAACATATAGAAATTCAAATAGTTGCCGATAATTATGGAAATACAGTTCACCTTTTCGAAAGAGATTGTTCCGTGCAACGCCGTTATCAAAAAGTAATAGAATTCGCACCTTCTTTTGATTTAAAACAAGAAACGAAAGATGCACTTTACAAATATGCAATCAACATTTGTAAAGCTGTAGATTATAATAATATTGGAACTGTAGAGTTTTTAGTTGACGATGATGGTTCTATCTATTTTATTGAAGTAAATCCCAGAATTCAAGTAGAACATACCGTTACAGAAGTAGTAACGAATATCGATTTAGTTAAAACACAATTATTTATTGCTGGTGGTTATAAATTATCTGATCAACAAATAAAAATAACAAATCAAGAAGCCATAAAAGTAAATGGTTTTGCATTGCAATGTAGGATTACAACAGAAGATCCTCAGAACGATTTTAAACCAGATTATGGAGAAATCACAACCTATAGAAGTGCTGCTGGTTTTGGTATTCGTTTAGACGCAGGAAGCGTTTATCAAGGTGCTATTATTTCACCATTCTTTGATTCTATGTTGGTTAAAGTGACTGCAAATAGTAGAACTTTAGACGGAGCTTGTAGAAAAGTCCGTCGTGCTTTAGCTGAATTCAGAATTAGAGGTGTAAAAACAAATATGCTCTTTTTAGATAATATTTTACAACACGAAACTTTTAGAAAAGGGGAAGTGACTGTGAATTTCATCAAACAAAATCCTGATTTATTCATTTTTAAAGCACCTCGTAACAGAGCCACAAAGTTGGTTACTTATTTAGGTGATGTTATTGTAAATGGAAATCCGGATGTTAAAAAAATTGACCCAACAAAAACATTTGTAAAACCGATTATTCCTAAGTTTGATATAAATGCAGCACATCCAAAAGGGACTAAAGATCTATTAACGGAATTAGGTCCTGATAAGTTTTCGCAATGGTTAAAAAATGAAAAGAAAGTTCATTTTACAGACACTACAATGCGAGATGCACATCAAAGTTTATTAGCAACAAGAATGCGAACTTTTGATATGATGAAAGTTGCAGAAGGATATGCAAAAAACAATCCAGACATTTTTAGTATGGAAGTTTGGGGAGGCGCAACTTTTGACGTTTGTATGCGATTCTTACAAGAAAATCCTTGGGAAAGACTACAGAAACTGCGTAAAGCAATGCCAAATGTATTGTTGCAAATGTTAATTAGAGGTTCCAACGGAGTTGGATACACAGCATATTCAGATAATTTAATTGAAAAATTTGTAGAGAAATCTTGGGAAAATGGTGTTGATATTTTCAGAATTTTCGATTCTTTAAACTGGATGAAATCCATTGCTCCTTGTATTGAATATGTAAGGACAAAAACAGATGGTTTAGCTGAAGGTTCTATTTGTTATACGGGTGATATTTTGAATCCAAAAAACACAAAATACAATCTAAAATATTATACAACTTTAGCAAAAGATATAGAAAATGCAGGCGCACATATTTTAGCAATTAAAGATATGGCTGGTTTATTAAAACCTTATGCTGCTTACGAATTAGTTTCTGCTTTAAAACAAGCAATAAATATTCCTATTCATTTACATACACACGACACCTCATCTATTCAATCTGCGACGTATTTAAAAGCAATTGAAGCTGGTGTTGATGTTGTTGATGTTGCATTGGGTGGTTTATCTGGATTAACATCACAACCTAATTTTAATTCGGTTGTAGAAATGATGAAATTCAACGATAGAGAAAGCAACTTAAATATTGATTCTTTAAACGAATATTCTAATTATTGGGAAACTGTTAGAGAGTATTATTATCCTTTTGAATCTGGTTTAAAATCTGGTTCTGGAGAAGTTTTTAAACACGAAATTCCTGGTGGACAATATTCTAATTTAAAACCACAAGCACAAGCTTTAGGTTTAGAAGATCGTTTTCATGAAATCACAAAAATGTATGGCGATGTAAACTTACTTTTTGGTGATATTGTAAAAGTAACTCCAAGTTCTAAAGTAGTTGGAGATATGGCTCAATATTTAGTGAGTAATCATTTAACGGTACAAGATGTTTTAGAACGTGGTGATACGATTTCTTTCCCACAATCTGTAGTTAGTTTCTTTAGAGGAGATTTAGGTCAGCCGGTTGGTGGTTTCCCTAAAGATTTACAAAAATTAATTTTAAAGGATGAAAAACCATATACAGACAGACCAAATGCACATTTAGAACCGATAGATTTTGATAAAGAGTATGCAGATTTTAGAAAAATATTCGAAAATGATTTAGGAAGAGCAATAGATTTCACAGATTTCTTATCCTATAAACTGTATCCAAAAGTATTTTTAGATGCGTATAACAAACATTTAAAATATGATAGTTTAATAAACTTGCCTACCAAAAATTTCTTCTACGGAATGGAAAGAGGTGAAGAAATTATTATTGAATTAGAAAAAGGAAAAACATTATTAATTACTTTAGAATCTGTTGGAAAACCGAATGAAGACGGAATGGTAACTGTTTATTTTAAAGTAAACGGACAAGGTAGATCTGTGCAAGTAAAAGACACTTCTATTAAGATTGATAAAGTTGAACATATTAAAGCTGATAAAAATAACTCAAAAGAAATCGGAGCACCTTTACAAGGAATGTTGTCTACTATTTTAGTTAAAAAAGGAGAAAAGGTTACTAAAAATCAGCCTTTGTTTATTATTGAAGCTATGAAAATGGAAACTACGATTACAGCAATAGAAGATACAACTATCAACAAAATAGTTGTAAAAGCTGGTGTAATGGTAAATTCTGATGATTTAATTTTAACTCTTGAATAA
- a CDS encoding S46 family peptidase, translating to MKYIKIVLLFFVVQISAQQGGMWIPSLLEGMNEQEMTSLGSKLTAKDIYDVNNSSLKDAIGHFNGGCTSEVISPKGLILTNHHCGFGQIQSHSSLENDYLKDGFWAMNLEQELPNPGLYIEFIDRIEDVTATVFEGVNDSMTEKEKQSRITKNSNKLQKTIKKEPWQKTKVKSFYQGNQYFLFVIDRFEDIRLVGAPPTSIGKFGSDTDNWVFPRHTGDFSMFRIYADANNNPAKYSKDNKPFTPKHFLPISIDGVEEGDFTMVFGFPGTTNEYLPAVAIKHITEEYNPTNIAIREAALKVIDAKMKTSDAVRIKYASKQARIANAWKKWIGENLGIQKSNAVEKRQAFEASFTKALEEKDLTEKYGNILPEFDRLYKDFAAINIKRRNFIEVFLVTNELMSMTFRAYQFEQAVKKDPKSFDKAKASIVSTLEGIHKNYDVSVDKGVFKNVMPFFNKNADASIYDKTALTNLDSALGLFDGNAKKVLKKLNKDAAYKYAKPMIEAFYNTINKEYSEKNAPITALQKTYMTALMEALPNARYFPDANSTLRVTYGQVRGYSPRDAVYYNPVSYLDGVIEKYVPGDYEFDVPEKLRQLHKDKNYGQYADKNGKVPVCFLGTNHTTGGNSGSPALDAEGNLIGLNFDRVWEGTMSDMNYDPEICRNIMVDLRYVLFIVDKYAGATHLIDEMKLVHPKKK from the coding sequence ATGAAATACATTAAAATAGTATTATTATTCTTTGTTGTTCAAATATCTGCACAACAAGGAGGAATGTGGATTCCTTCACTTTTAGAAGGAATGAACGAACAAGAAATGACTTCTTTAGGAAGTAAATTAACTGCAAAAGACATTTACGATGTAAACAACTCCAGTTTAAAAGATGCAATTGGGCATTTTAATGGAGGTTGTACAAGTGAAGTTATTTCACCAAAAGGTCTAATCTTAACCAATCATCACTGTGGTTTTGGGCAAATTCAATCTCATTCTTCTTTAGAAAACGATTATTTAAAAGATGGTTTTTGGGCAATGAATTTAGAGCAAGAATTACCAAATCCAGGTTTATATATAGAATTTATTGATAGAATTGAAGATGTGACCGCTACAGTTTTTGAAGGTGTTAATGATTCAATGACTGAAAAGGAAAAGCAATCTAGAATCACAAAAAACAGTAACAAGCTACAGAAAACAATCAAAAAAGAACCTTGGCAAAAAACCAAAGTAAAATCTTTTTATCAAGGAAATCAATACTTTTTATTTGTTATAGATCGTTTTGAAGATATCCGTTTAGTAGGTGCACCTCCAACAAGTATTGGTAAGTTTGGTAGTGATACAGATAACTGGGTTTTCCCAAGACATACAGGAGATTTTTCTATGTTCAGAATTTATGCTGATGCAAATAACAATCCTGCAAAATATAGTAAAGACAACAAACCTTTTACTCCAAAACACTTTTTACCTATTTCTATAGATGGTGTAGAAGAAGGAGATTTTACAATGGTTTTCGGTTTTCCAGGTACAACAAATGAATACTTACCTGCTGTTGCTATAAAACATATTACAGAAGAATACAACCCAACAAATATTGCGATTAGAGAAGCTGCATTAAAAGTTATTGATGCCAAAATGAAAACGAGTGATGCTGTTCGTATCAAGTATGCTTCTAAACAAGCAAGAATTGCAAATGCTTGGAAAAAATGGATTGGAGAAAATTTAGGAATCCAAAAAAGTAACGCTGTTGAAAAAAGACAAGCTTTTGAAGCTTCATTTACAAAAGCATTAGAAGAGAAAGATTTAACAGAAAAGTATGGAAATATTCTTCCAGAATTTGATCGTTTGTATAAAGATTTTGCTGCTATAAATATTAAAAGAAGAAACTTTATTGAAGTCTTTTTAGTTACAAATGAATTAATGTCTATGACATTTAGAGCATATCAATTTGAGCAAGCAGTAAAGAAAGATCCTAAATCTTTTGACAAAGCAAAAGCATCTATAGTGAGCACTTTAGAAGGTATTCATAAAAATTATGATGTTTCTGTAGATAAAGGTGTCTTTAAAAATGTAATGCCTTTTTTCAATAAAAATGCGGATGCAAGTATTTACGATAAAACGGCACTTACAAACTTAGATTCTGCTTTAGGTTTATTTGATGGAAATGCAAAAAAAGTGCTTAAAAAGTTAAATAAGGATGCTGCATATAAATATGCTAAACCTATGATTGAAGCTTTTTACAATACGATTAATAAAGAATATTCAGAAAAAAACGCTCCAATTACTGCATTACAAAAAACGTATATGACTGCATTAATGGAAGCTTTACCAAATGCGCGTTATTTTCCGGATGCGAATAGTACTTTGCGTGTAACTTACGGACAAGTTAGAGGTTATTCTCCAAGAGATGCTGTTTACTACAACCCTGTTAGTTATTTAGACGGAGTTATAGAAAAGTATGTTCCTGGTGATTATGAGTTTGATGTTCCAGAAAAATTACGTCAACTTCATAAAGATAAAAATTACGGACAATATGCTGATAAAAACGGTAAAGTTCCTGTTTGTTTCTTAGGAACAAATCATACAACTGGTGGAAATTCTGGAAGTCCTGCATTAGATGCTGAAGGAAATCTAATCGGTTTAAATTTTGATAGAGTTTGGGAAGGAACTATGAGTGATATGAATTATGATCCTGAAATATGTAGAAATATTATGGTAGATTTAAGATATGTATTATTTATTGTTGATAAATATGCTGGTGCAACTCACCTAATCGACGAGATGAAATTAGTACATCCGAAGAAAAAGTAA